In a single window of the Silurus meridionalis isolate SWU-2019-XX chromosome 8, ASM1480568v1, whole genome shotgun sequence genome:
- the LOC124390053 gene encoding adenosine receptor A2b-like, whose protein sequence is MNSCLVVSLNGSTRTLNPLPKQEFFYGPYIAAELTISILSASGNLLVCIAVGRNKKLRTVTNYFLVSLAAADFFVGTLAIPCAIMSDLGFPHNNIDLCTAIVFMLIMLTQTSVFSLLAIAIERYVAILFPFHYQSLLKPRNARLVIVLTWLLSFLLSLVPLQGFQNRFRHITYCFFPCVVDMTFMVYFNFFGCVLIPLLVMFFIYAHIFITVRRQVRRIAAVHNALEVQTRQTSAMRREAKKATSIFLIIFLFVLCWMPIHVLNCLEQFCPQCTVPLPIILTAVILSHANSAINPLLYAYRMKSFRQAFKGMFFCCRSTPTILDTTDSNGTSKKNMNVR, encoded by the coding sequence ATGAATAGCTGCTTGGTGGTCTCTCTGAACGGATCGACCCGTACTCTCAACCCTCTTCCTAAGCAGGAGTTTTTTTACGGACCTTACATCGCAGCCGAACTAACGATATCCATTCTGTCTGCATCCGGAAATCTATTGGTTTGCATTGCAGTGGGACGCAACAAGAAGCTCCGAACTGTTACCAACTACTTCTTGGTCTCTTTGGCAGCAGCTGATTTCTTCGTCGGCACCCTGGCGATTCCGTGTGCTATAATGAGCGACCTGGGTTTCCCTCACAATAATATCGACCTCTGCACTGCTATTGTGTTCATGCTTATTATGCTAACTCAGACCTCCGTCTTCAGCCTGCTAGCAATAGCTATCGAGCGCTACGTGGCGATCCTTTTTCCGTTCCACTACCAGAGTCTCTTGAAGCCACGCAACGCTAGGCTAGTCATAGTGCTAACCTggcttctctctttccttttgaGCTTAGTGCCACTGCAAGGCTTTCAGAACCGATTCAGACATATTACCTACTGCTTTTTTCCTTGTGTGGTCGACATGACCTTCATGGTGTACTTTAACTTCTTCGGTTGTGTTTTGATTCCGCTGTTGGTGATGTTTTTCATTTACGCTCACATCTTTATAACCGTGAGGAGGCAGGTGAGGCGCATCGCAGCGGTGCACAACGCGCTGGAAGTGCAAACCAGGCAAACTTCGGCCATGCGACGCGAGGCAAAGAAGGCCACCTCGATTTTTCTGATCATCTTCCTTTTCGTTTTGTGCTGGATGCCAATTCACGTTCTGAATTGCTTAGAGCAGTTCTGTCCACAGTGCACAGTCCCGTTACCTATCATATTGACAGCTGTTATCCTTTCGCATGCCAATTCGGCTATTAACCCGCTGCTCTATGCTTACAGAATGAAATCGTTCCGTCAGGCTTTCAAAGGCATGTTCTTTTGCTGTCGATCTACTCCTACAATCTTGGATACCACTGACAGCAATGGAacttcaaaaaaaaacatgaatgtgaGATAA